In Diadema setosum chromosome 7, eeDiaSeto1, whole genome shotgun sequence, the DNA window tttcaaggtatggagaaaaagtgcaatttctgtattgaatagtaaattgttaccattttcatctggcctttgaccgtaaaattcataagataatcactgtcaggcagaacatgcataaatatgtagtgagtttcaagataacttgagccacttccgagatatggaggaaaaagttagttcagcactttcacttgatctttgaccttttgacctttgaggcaaaaaaaaaaagaaagaaaaaaaaaaaacacaaactttccagagaactctattaggttatacatgcatacaccaagtgtaaaaaaaaacaaaaaaactagagaagcactctgagagcgcaaacctccgccaagcatgcagcccaTTTCCACAagcactgatcttgttcttccacagagatcagtgtGCTGAAAGCCGACCGATTTCCCAACATAGAAGCCtctgttacgtcataaaccctcagctgcacagcgcgcctcgccctagcagaaactacaGCACGCGTTTTAGTGCGCGCATgtaaacctcaaatacgcgcagcctgaactcccaagatcatcgaccctacctgccaaaatatgaaaaatccttcattaattcccccaaaattctcggatcaatACCAAAaattaatcgtttgttacttgtgtcattctcaagctttcctgcaagtttcatcccaatccgttgactacttttgagttattttgcacacggacaaactaacgaactaacaaacaaaccaacggtaacgaaaacataacctccccccttggcggaggtaataatcctgctggcattgcataagtatgaaggaaatagtaaaattttgaagtgtcgcccttgacctttgaccccacgaaccctaaattctctagataatcactgccagtcagtacatgtataatactatgttccatgaagataccttgaacaatttccaaggtacggagaaaaaagtgaagttttaatattcttacttgaccttttgacctcgaCCCGAAactcaccagagaatcttaattgggtaatacatgtatacactaagtttcaagaaaacatcttcaggcattgcatagatatggtggaaatagtgaaattttatgtatttgaccttttgaccttgagcatgtgcacccaaaagttgattgGCACAACTttaccccctaatacacatacatgccaagtttcattaggataatTTGAAAGGTTTTtcagttacgctgtccacaaaattcattacggacggacagacggacaacccgaaaacatgccgcctctggcaccacttcagggtggaggcataaaaaaacaaaacaaaacaaaacaaaacaaaacaaaacaaacccagAAGATGTCAAGGACCAACCCAACAGCATACATCTGAaaacagtgcactcccatcataacgaacacggtcataacaaaattttggCTGCAACGAACTAAAATTCAGGGCCCCATATTATCAAATAATTTGATACACTTTCTTTGTTTCGATATGGAAAAATTACAATATAACGAAAAAGTGCCAGTCccgaagacttcgttataatggcaGTTGCCTGTATCACAACAGAACAGTAAGTCCATTATATCAGACTGCTTGCTCTGTAGGATCACAGACAAATGGTACAGAGTATCCAATGAAGTGCTGTGAGGAGGTACAAGAGCATCTTATCAGACTGAGAAATTGCCTCCATGCTGCCCATCTACAAACACTAAAGACTGCAAAGAAGGCAGCAATGACTACTCCGTGCAAGCAGACCCACCTTCATTGGTGCTGTGAATAAAATATATGCTGTGAATTGTCATCAAAATCAATAAACATTGATCAATTAAAGATCCCTTCTGAGACAACTTAGATGAAACTTCATGCAATTTAAGCCCCTGCTACTATAACTTAATTTGTTGATGACCTTGTTGGGTTAGTGTGGTGAAGATTCTGTGAGATTACTGTAACACCAgaaatgttcacgtgcattttaatttcacacgTTATGAGAGCCACAATTCACCAAATTAAGGAGCACAAgaaaattcttgtctacactacatgcactGAATGTTAGTGGCAATttccaaaaatttcatgcagcaaaaaaggctgtcagctccaaatTCAATTTAACTCAATTTTGATCTTATCCCACATATTAAGCACTGCACCTAACGAGTACAGGGTATATGAATTTTACAAATGATTTAACAAGCTTTTTTGTGGATATGTCGATTATCACCAAGATAGAAGAGCAATAATTGACCAAAATCAAAACTTCCGAACTTTTTTGAGGAATGTACATACAGAGATTGTATGTGTAGATGGATAGAAAGTCTGGATGTGCTTCAAAGAAGTTTAGACTGAAATACCACGGTACAAAGTTAATTTTACACGACTCGATCCTGACTGGACTGAAGAAAATGCATTGACTGAAGCAACATTCAACTTCTGTGTGGACAGAGGAATCTAACGCAAAGAAGGCTATgcataaatcatttttttttccaactaaGCCAATTATTTGACATACAAATGTACGTACGTGCCATACACTTATGAAGAGTAGACTGCAGATGTAGATATGCATAAACAACACAAGgacacactgattttgtatcATAATCTGTCATATATTTCTTTGGACTTCATTGCCTCGTACTTCACTTGCTCAAAGTAAAtacactacagtgcactcctgttataacaaacatggttataatgaaataccggttacaatgaagtaaaaattcaggtggcaacattatccactctatgtttttttttttaattgttgatTTGTTCGGTTATACAGAATTTGGATATAacgaataacaaaacaaaactgtcagtcccaaggactttgttataacaggagtccactgtatattaACCTTTATTAACGcatgttctctttattttggtagattttatgatgattattgaCTAGTTATTTCACACAAGTACAAGTACAGCTTTATAGGCATTTAGATAGGAGCACACATTTGAAAAAGTGACTAGTAAGGCATAACAAATGGCAGgtgaaaaaaatcacaacacatagagatacactgtacatgttgtTTTACAATGAACATCAAACAAATTAtagaaaatatttgttttcagaATTAAATGAACTCATCATGTGCATGGATTTAAGATGATGATAAGTGTTACAAACCTGTGGAACAGAGATTTATACATTTATGTCACATctacaacatacacacatgaaaaGTGGTTggtccacatttttttttttttttttttaaattcaaacaCACTGTACTCTGCCATAGATTTTGTTTCGTAAGATGAATACACTGCATGTGAGCAGTTGAATTCAAAATCATGAACCACAGtgttgaaatgagaaaatatgtACTACTCCTTTTCTGTAGAAAAGTTAGTTATTTTCCATCATAGTGATGATATACATGTCCCAGGGCATTTATGTTACGGAAGGCAATAATTAAAATGAGTTGTacattttgtgtacatgtacagtatagcACTTGATTTATAAAGTTCTTCAAAtaaaacattgcaaaataaactGCAGATACAGTACTACGTGTCAGCAACACAAAAGGAAAGTGTATGAAAGTGCATGTGCAGTGCATGTGCACTTATTGATCACATTTTCAAAAGGTGAAGTTGCTGGCTCCTTCAAGATCCTACAGAACAAAACATGGCAAACGCCATGCACATCATCAAATCTGGTTACATGTGCACTAACTACACTGACAACATACCGATGATGCTGGCAAATATTAGCTCTTATACAGTGCACATCcattaaaatgaatatgattatacatgtaacgaaattttgttacagtgaagtaaaaattcaggtcccaaaatgataatcattagTCTTTGTTGCAGAATTGGCTTACaatgaacacagttataacaaaattctcattataacaaagtcattTCCGAATGctattgataaagaaaaacaacagaatgtGCGCTGTTATAACAAACTGCAGATCGCTTACGAAGTTACATAGCAGAGCAATCATGTACAGAGCATATCTGCATGGGCAAATGTTTCAGATTCCAGTGTGTTTATTGCTCACTGTGTTATGCActgtttccgaggggaacttgcgtttttacgtgtacatgtatcatgttgatccgaaatgaaatgagattcatTATTCCGGAACACACAAAATTCCATGAATGTACATATCTAGATGTTTGTTaattccaaaatgaaataaggttcattaatctCAATATGATGGGAAtctttgttattctgaaggttcattgcTCGGAAAATGAACttaggtttgttaatccgaaaaagaagaagaaaaaaaacaaactagaaatgtcgctatggcgactggtatgcctccgacataatgcatgattctcctaataggtctatagtccATGTGGACAATGtatgatgacagtttcacataactggcaaaatattgaagacaggtttgtcacaaatgtgttgaatctTCATtaaactaggtttgctatataTAGTATTGTCGTAGAATGCAGacctgtatttggggatttgaggatttttacttgacttttttatattacaagtttttatgcattgagtaattttcaaggtatggagaaaaagtgtaatttcagtattacaTACGACAAATTATTTGCCTTTTagtctggcctttgaccctatgacccttAAATTctcaagagaatcactgtcagttAGAACATGCATTACTACTTCCTATGTAATAAGTTCCATGATGACACAATTTgagtcactttcgagatatggaggaagaagtgaaatttagctcTTCCACTTGAGctgtgaccttttgacctttgggcaagaaacttcccaaaGAATCTCTAttggttaatacatgtacatgtaaacatcaagtttcaagaaaaatcctgctggcattgcatttaatgagggaaatagtgaaactttgaggagttgaccttgacctttgaccctgacccCCCAAATTCCCTAAATAATCACTGCCAATCAGTACATggatatgtaccaagttccatgaagatacctttaACCATTGgaaagatatggagaaaaaagtgaaatgttaacatgttcacttgacctttgacctcatgacccaaaactgtCTCTGAGGAATCTTTATGTGGtagcacatgtatacactaagtttcaagaaaaaaccttcaggcattgcatagatatgggggaaacagtgaaattttcagtatttgaccttgaccttgagcatggGCACCCagaagttgataggcacaacttcgcccactcatacatatacatgccaagtttcattaggatacttCAAAccgttttttagttacgctgtccacaaaattgattacggacggaaggacggacaaccgtccggtgacacttcgtggtggaggtataaaaaacagaaagctgagtacagtgcactcccattataacagacattgttataacgaaattccagttacaacgaaataaaaatttcaGGTCGCAAAATTATCGGCTCCATGTTGTTTATTGATTATTTGTGCggttttaatgaaattttgatgtaacaaaagaaaactgtcagtcccgaggacttcgttataacgagagtccACTGTACTGTTTTCAGactaacaaacctttggaataacacatCTTTTCCATTTTCCAATCAATGAACCTTTCTAATTGAACTGTTACTGAATCCTAAACCATCACTtttcataggcctacatgtattttcaaactATTGTATGCATATAAGTACAGACAACTTTCTGCtctctcttaaatgtaaaattcaAGCAAAATTAATAAGATAGCCAGCGTATGATGAGTATCAATAAACAATTGACACAATATACCAGTAAGCACGGTTAGCATGTTTTCGTCAGTTCGGtcataacaaaatttgatataatgaaagaaaacttgtCAGTCTAAAGGACTTCcgtataacaggagtgcactgtatttccCTTTCACAATGATCACAGGGGCAGAAAACTGTCCCAACTTGATAAGTTTTGACTACTGAGGAGGGTcctatatatgtatgacttcATTGATACTGTTTGTATTTTGTGCTTAGTACAGCTTTAATATGGTTTGAGTGACACAGTCAGATTATTTGCCTTGTAAGTGATTCCTAAATACCCATAGAGTTTTTCCccaattttaatttttcttaaCAAAAATATGTATTATAAAATGATTATATGGATCCTACTCAAATGACTAATTTTGCCTAATGGTCATTAGTTTTAACCTTTGACTGATTACTAACAACCGCTCAGagatactgtacatgcatgacTTTGGCATGCCATAATCATGCTCAATGACATCACATTGAATACTTTAGCAATGCGCACTTACAAGCGCGCACTTGGTCACCTATTTACTTTAACAAGTTTTCATGTTCAGTACCGGTACCCAGTCTGTTTGGAACATTTCTTCGCACATCTTGGCTTTTTCAAAAGCAAGTTCTGATATGTAGCTCACTGGTATTTaccattttatgatacaaatAATGTACAGGTTTAAGCTTGAGATGTAAGCGGacatgcagctcactctcgggatCCACAATGTTGTGCAGCATGCACTCCGCTGCGCCTTGTGCATGTTACACCATCGTAAATACAGCATCTTTGAGTGGGCTGCATCTCTACTGATGCCCTctcacctgtgcattatttgtataatggtacattgtactatcAAACACATCCTACATCTAAACAATGTAATTTTTACATCTTATTGCTTGAAAAGCAGGCAAAATTGTGGGCCGAAAAATTGCCCGCGGACAAAAGTCAGGGGGATTTTGCTTGTAAGATAGCGGGAAATAATTAAGTTGAATAGACACTCTAACATGCTATTGCGCACTTGTCCCTCAAGAGTCCCTCACTTGGGAAGTGTTCAAGCACGAAGCAAGAGATGccatgcatgcagcaatgcAGATGTCACACTTTCTAGAAATTGACTCAAGATGGCCATACAAATATGGAATTTCTAATTTTGCAGTTAGTCCTGACCTAAACTTTGTTAGAAGCCAATCAAGAGCCAAAGCAATACAAGGCCCACACAATGTCACACGATGGCATCTACACCACAGTACAAAGCTACACAAAGATATGAATCTTTATTGTAAAATGAAACTCAGCGAGATCTTCAGGCTCCTTTTTACTTGCCCAAGATTTTGCTGCCGCTCACGAAGTTGCTGCCGGAAGCTGAGAAACTCCGCCTGCGGTCATACGATGGCTCAAGATGCCCTCAACAAATGACAAGAACTTCATACAATCAGAGCAGAATTTGAAAATTTCCTTTATGGTATGTCCATCTCTGCTCAATTTCAAGACAGTGTGATGCTTGTATACTATCAAGAGGCTCAATAATCTATTTGTTTTTCCCTCTTTGAAATGCAATTTAAGATTTGattacattaaagggactgtacagtactggttgaggtgggtattcatgttttgaacattcctaagtgagataatgagaaacctcttatgaaatatgaaagaacatgtaattttaaggactcgatgtttgatgaaaattggttttcaaatggctgagatattaaaaaaaaaaagtgataatattaaaaggcgacaggccacgccttttattaggatctctttggtTCACCTTGTTTtatgatatctcagccatttcaaaacagattttcatcaaataaacttttgataccccttagaattgcatgctctttgacatctcatagtggtttctgaatatcatgcaaaacattaaaagctaaatcctcacctcaaccagaactgtacacaccctttaactgtCAATATCTTTAAGTTTCCTCTAGATTATGATTTTGTTAATAACTAGAACTATTATTGAAAGATTAACACCCCTACCTAAACCCGAGGAAGTTAGCTCCACACACAGTATTTTTGTATAGATGCTAAAAAATTGATGGAGCTAACCCAACAAAATTTctgtatgattttcataaatAAAATgctattaccatggcaacacactatttgacaatgacaaaagatgaagtttgcacatcttgATACTATAGCATTCATATGTGCAAAATTGAAAGCCTAATGCTCACAAACTGAAAGTTAGCttgatccacaatatttttttttccattccattcaaaacagttgttaccatggcaatgcattgttcaacattggCAAAAGATGTGTTTTGCGCATCTAAAAtctatagtggtcacatgtgccaccTTTTTATCAAAAACTGAGAGGGAGATACAGCAATCTATAATGTAGAAGTTGTCCCACtttatttggaaaaaaatgcaacaaaaacaacttaaCACAGCAAAAATGGTAAAAAACTGGTGATGTGATTGATAGCATTGAGAAGATCAGATATGGAGTTTTATACACCTCAAAAGAATATAGCTATTGAATTGGTCAATTGCCCATCATCGTGACATTCGGTTAAAAGTACCCTATTCAGATAAAATCGCATTCTGTGACtgtcagccgtgcaattttCTTTGAGCAAAAATAGCTGGCGCATGGCTGATGTCGCCAATTTCCATTGACTCCTGTGTTAAAACTCATGATTGACCTGAAGTTTTCGTTCCATTGTatggctctgatgtcacaataaacaaacacttGCCGCGCGCACTTGACAGTTATAAGCGCGCTTACTTTTGTCTCCCATTTTTCTTCAACTGGTCGGTTTTGTGTACGTACGTATGTACATGGCCAACTGGGAAGCTACATGTACTCATTCACCTTTCacagaaaatggttgccatttctgtgctaaattcaagaatctgtgtggaccacgTCTGTTGACATCTGAGGTCCTGTATATACCAAATATTGTATGGTcttgtgcaatggaacaagattttgcactcatgaccATTCACTCTTTGTATGAAAGGCAGCAGCACAGACAATACTAATTATCTCTTGTAGCCACCATGTGACATTAATCTGAAAGATAAGTGAGTTTAACAATTAGTGAAGTCTTTCCTTGAGAATACTGTCATCACAGAAGATAAGTTTCACTGAAGTTTTTCTATTATTGGCCTATTATTCTACAGTGTTTGTATGACTGCAATTCAAGCAAAGTTGGGTTGGGGTCAGAttgtttttaaaatgaaaatgcagaACTAAACTTTCAAATGAGATCAAACTTGGAACCACACAGTTGTATATGACTATTCCATGAGAACTTAGCCAAATCAGTTAAATTCATTCCCCTTGATTGTAATACAGagatgtatacatcattgtacgACACTAGTGCCTGCTTGTTTGCCCAAAGAAAGTAAAATTCTATGTCGAACAAGTAAAAATATAAAGACCcaagtatcgcaagttcacccaTTGCACATTCTTCCACACTATACAGTAGGACATagaaaactggggggggggggggggcaggaggggggagggggagaaggcAGCTTTGTGGGCCTCCTGGGGGCATGATATTCATTTATCATACCGGCAGAAATATCTGCCAATTATGTAGAAATTTGATCATGCATGATTTGGATTGTGTATGTACACTAGCAGAAATATCTGCCCATTACGTATTAGAAATTTGactatgcattttcaaaaagaagatcaCATAAAAAACGGGTGCACATCACAATACCGACACCACAAGTCATAGCCAAGCAGCCATActgcccatgagttcgacactaagcaaacaaagcccacgagaccgacacactAAGCGCCATATTGTAtctgtcaaactcatgggctgttttcgcctagtgtcgaactcgtgggctaaCAATTAAGGGAATaatatgccattttcagaaaatcaacATCCCCTATCGGattcttttgttgtagcgggtcacatattctgTCACTACAGGCAGGGCTATATTTTTCTATAGTTCGAGCCACTAAAATCTTAAAActtaaattttggtggcccacaaaagaaatgtagtgacccatacacagaaacataataaTCAACTTATTATCCTAAGTGCCAGATCAGGCGACCATAAGATAATCTTTTTGGAAATTCGGTTGCCCGTCATGAATTCCTAATGACCAATATCGCACCCTGCCATAGTGATAgtataaaagtggaaattttcacacatttcacgtgaccagaaactagcgcaaaaataaaaacttgcgaatatttttacttgttatatgtacagtggactccagttataatgaagtcctggggaccggcagttttctttcaatacatcaaaatttctttataactaAACTAATAAACAATAAAAGCATAGAGACATAGATAATGTTGCGCTCTCAATGTTTACCtcattgtaactggaattttgtcATTAATGAACcctgtttgttataatgggaaaGCACTGTACAACCGTGTCgcgtcttgattccgtggaattaaaagaCACGAAATTCATCTTGTGCAGCCGGGTGAAAAAAATTACTTACGGCAAAATATTTACAATGACAAATTAAACTGCATGTTCTGATAACATCAAAATTAGGcccaatacccccccccccccaacctatACCcagatctgccatgaacaaacttgacaCTAGTCACAAATCTACTCgctcatagcactaacttaacTTATCACTTTGGGTTTTGAAGATATTGTAAAGATTGCTAAATTCAGGGGCTCTCTTCCCCCACCCCAACttggtgaaaatctgatcatgcattattatcattattattattactattatttatagtgcgcttttcccacaaggcccaaagcgcttacaatcaattcaaaacattcaaagcattaaaaaaaagatgaaaatataacatttggGATCCAATTTGCTCCCCCAGTCCATCCCCACGATTTACagtgaacaaacttgaaactacagtcatcagtCCAGTAAGTCATAATGCTACCTTTAATCCTTCTGGGCCTAGAGAAAAAGATTTGTAAGAATTTTGCAATTTGGTAGCTTTGCCTCCAACCCCCATCTACCATGAGGCATTGTACCCCAAGTACCCAAGGTTGGGAATGGTGCCCATTTGTACAGACACAGTGCACTCCCCTagtaatgaacacggttataacgaaattccggttgcaacaaagtaaaaattcacattcggctctatgttttttattgttgattTGTTCAGTTATTATGAAATTTCGataaatataatgaaagaaaactgccggccCCAAGGACTTCGTCATTACAGAGTCcactgtacaattttttttgaaGCTAGCGTTAATACCTGCCAAattcagtgaaaatatgaacTTGCCTGATTGGCATGTAAAATGGCCCCTTTGCCTCTCTGCTCTCCCTGTGGTACTAGTGATTTGAATCTCATTACAGTTTCTGGGTTAAGATGTTTTATCATGATCAATTGACAATAGatagggctgcacactaacccatttttttctactAGTCCAACCTGTctgaccagtaggtacccagtttttccatcttttactggtttattcctgaaaaagttactagTCCAAcaatgatttttactggtctTGGGccatcggaccagtgccagtgtgcagtgttGCAATATAGATACTTTGGTggttaacaataataatgaataactagaaaagcactctgagagcgcagacctccgccaagcatgcagctcatttccaccactgatcttgttcttccatagagatatcagtgattccCACCCATGTGTACCTGTAGCagtgtgtgctgaaagtcgcccgatttcccaatatagaagcctttgttacgtcataaaccctcagctgcacagcgcgcctcgccctagcagaaactagagcacgcactttagtgcgcgcatgcaaacctcaaatacgagcagcctgaactcccaagttcattgaccttacctgccaaaatatcaaaaatccttcataaattcccccaaaattctgggatcactaccaaaagttaatcgtttgttacttgtgtcattctaaacctttcctgcaagtttcatccaaatccgttagctactttttgagttattttgcacacggacaaacaaacaaacaaactaacgaacaaacaaacacaaacgaccggtaacgaaaacataacctcctcccttggcggaggtaattaatGAATTTTGGGCAGGTAGGTTTTCCTTTTGGGCAAGTAAAAATATGAAGAGGTAGAGTGAAAAATCTATTTGTCtgaagggcaaaaaaaaaaaaaaaaaagttagtgtggagccctgtatggatgtacacatgaatgtaatCACCAATCATTTTGCACTTACAGGTAGTCATTGAGAGCTACAGAAATAAATTATGATGATTTCAGTTCCAATAATCTGTAATAAAAATCACATTTGTAATTACTACCGGTATATCCCTATTTTAATCAAGCAATCAACAATAGAGATATCATACCAGTAACAGTACCCTGCCAAAGGAAGCTATTGACATGAATATAAGATAACTATCATAGACGATCTTTGTTTAAGTAATACACTATGCCAGCAAGAGGCACAACAATGACTATCAGAACTATTGCAACAATCATGTTCCTGAAAGTGCAGCCAAGGGTTGCACCATCGGAGGGGCAATCACTGTTGGATTTGGGGAATGCAAGGGGTTGAAACCTGGTCTCCTTCAAGACTGATGTGACTTCCTCAAGAGAACCCTTGTGGGTTTTAGTGTTTTCCAGGATGTTGTGTAAGTCTTGGTCCATCTTGTCAAAAAATTCCTGAGCAGCTTTGTCCTTGCCATCAAGAGACCCTGGTATACTAATAGTCCTGATGAACTCGGTCTGGCTGTCATCAGAGTCACTGTACATTTCTTCATTGTGCAAATGTCTATGGCTATTGGGAGAGATTGGTCCGGTGTGGTTTGCACTTTGAGATAAACCCACTCTCTGAGTCAgcatctccctttctttctcaaGAAGTAGTCCATCCTTCCTCATGGGAACTTTGAGCTTCCGCAAGGCAAAGAAATCCTGGTCAGCAATCAAATTGTTGATGCGTTTTAACTCTGAAACCTGGacgcacagaaaaaaaaggcaacaaaaCCACAAAGGTATAACATCACCAAATGCACCAGGGAGAAGGGATACAAAATGTCTAGTAGTTATTAACAACTGTTAGTGTTATTCACATGTCATATTTAGGATTtaccaaaaataaaatatcagtgaaaatacaatgtaaacattAGTTTTATTTTGGAGATTATACAGCTTTTGAAGAAACTCATCACTGAGGATTTTCAAGGAATTATCCCATATACCAACGGAATTGATTTCAAGACATGTAGGGCTTACATGTACAGGATTAACCCCGGCGTGGGGCGCTGTAACCAGTAACAGCGCCCCGACGACTTGTATGCAATTTAGTGAAGTAATCAAAGCACTGCAATGCTTGCAATTCAGTAAACAACTCATCATTCAAAACGACACTTGGATTCGCAATGAAAAGTCACATGTTGTAATACCATACACTGTATTGTTGAATATTATAGGCAACTATGTATCCCTCACCATTACCTCCGAAAATCGTCATCATCTTTGAGACCATTTCCGCGTGATGTGAATCGCCTTTTTGAACATATCACGTAAATAAAATGATCTGCGCATGCACGAATGAATATGCATTTCTGTTCTCAGCTAGccgtcctgttttttttttttccacacgcaCACATTGTGTATTATAATATGTGCTACGTTTTATCCATACCTGATCGACAGCAAGGCTGTCAGTGCATGCGCTGTGTAAGTGGTACT includes these proteins:
- the LOC140230857 gene encoding lysM and putative peptidoglycan-binding domain-containing protein 3-like, with the protein product MTSILGFRNKPKYDRHNYLPISGQVQNVQNSTVYIFGSADVAEDEIDTDADNLELSDLRVRGSGKQQKKTRAETVSEFEFVEKDIGEGDTLQTISLQYGCRVSELKRINNLIADQDFFALRKLKVPMRKDGLLLEKEREMLTQRVGLSQSANHTGPISPNSHRHLHNEEMYSDSDDSQTEFIRTISIPGSLDGKDKAAQEFFDKMDQDLHNILENTKTHKGSLEEVTSVLKETRFQPLAFPKSNSDCPSDGATLGCTFRNMIVAIVLIVIVVPLAGIVYYLNKDRL